Proteins from a genomic interval of Symmachiella macrocystis:
- the mch gene encoding methenyltetrahydromethanopterin cyclohydrolase — translation MDWNLNERALAAVEGLLPVAEQLRIQSHSVPGGGRVIDCGVNVGGGLGAGLALAQVCTAGLAEVSMIPGDIGGIGCPYVQVATDNPVAACLLSQYAGWQIAVEKFFGMGSGPMRAVAAREDLYEKLDYREKPSQCVGVLETDQLPDEKVFAFIAERTKLAAEQITILAAPTASIAGNFQVVARVVETALHKLLELGFDMSRIVSGYGTAPLSPVAGDFLNGIGRTNDAILYGGRVTLWVTGDDDSLSTIGPQVPSVSSQAYGQPFLEIFEAAGRDFYQIDPHLFSPAEIMFQNVETGNVQRFGNVAPDILSRSFGF, via the coding sequence ATGGATTGGAATCTCAACGAACGAGCGCTGGCGGCGGTAGAGGGTCTGCTTCCCGTTGCCGAGCAATTACGGATTCAATCGCACTCAGTTCCTGGTGGGGGGCGAGTGATCGATTGTGGTGTGAACGTCGGCGGCGGACTGGGCGCCGGTTTGGCGCTGGCGCAGGTTTGTACGGCGGGGTTAGCTGAGGTTTCGATGATCCCGGGTGATATCGGCGGGATCGGTTGTCCTTACGTGCAGGTGGCGACTGACAATCCCGTAGCTGCGTGCCTGTTGAGCCAATATGCAGGCTGGCAGATCGCCGTCGAAAAGTTCTTCGGTATGGGCTCGGGACCGATGCGCGCCGTGGCAGCACGCGAGGATCTGTATGAGAAACTCGACTACCGCGAAAAACCGTCGCAATGTGTCGGCGTGTTGGAGACCGATCAACTACCCGATGAAAAGGTGTTCGCCTTCATCGCCGAACGCACCAAACTGGCTGCGGAGCAGATCACCATATTGGCGGCGCCGACGGCGAGTATTGCCGGCAATTTTCAAGTCGTCGCCCGCGTTGTCGAGACCGCTTTGCACAAGCTCTTGGAGCTTGGCTTTGATATGAGCCGGATTGTCAGCGGATATGGCACGGCTCCATTGTCGCCGGTGGCCGGGGATTTTCTCAATGGAATCGGCCGCACGAATGACGCGATCCTCTATGGCGGACGCGTGACCTTATGGGTGACGGGAGACGATGATTCGTTATCCACAATCGGGCCGCAAGTCCCCTCGGTTTCTTCGCAGGCTTATGGTCAGCCCTTTCTGGAAATCTTTGAGGCAGCGGGGCGCGACTTCTATCAGATCGATCCTCATCTGTTTAGCCCGGCGGAAATTATGTTTCAAAACGTCGAGACCGGCAACGTGCAGCGGTTCGGCAACGTGGCTCCCGATATTCTCTCCCGGTCGTTTGGCTTTTAA
- a CDS encoding DUF1326 domain-containing protein, translating into MTCKPLLLAGCLTILAATPGFGAEISGEYLEARSCDVWTGPCFANGEIGLSGKEAVLAWKVDKGSWQGVELKNLSAVLVIKGEDTLGFGGSFRISPDPIESVILVDNKANQQQRDALIAFVKYSAKKLTQHVKRVESTDIQFKNDHVEGVGVLKAGDLAEIETRELRHGDCICTNEDIFYPPLTDVDNYHPAFTKQLKYTGKGLNQTWELPGQRSAFLATFEK; encoded by the coding sequence ATGACCTGTAAACCGTTGTTACTGGCCGGCTGCCTCACGATTTTGGCTGCGACGCCTGGTTTCGGGGCTGAGATTTCTGGTGAATATCTTGAAGCCCGTTCGTGCGATGTTTGGACGGGACCCTGTTTCGCAAATGGCGAAATCGGCTTGTCGGGCAAAGAAGCGGTCTTGGCTTGGAAAGTCGACAAAGGTTCTTGGCAAGGTGTCGAGTTGAAAAACCTGTCTGCTGTCTTGGTGATCAAAGGCGAGGATACGCTCGGTTTTGGCGGATCATTCCGTATCAGTCCCGATCCAATCGAGTCGGTCATTTTGGTTGATAACAAAGCGAATCAGCAACAACGCGACGCGCTGATCGCCTTTGTGAAGTACTCAGCCAAAAAATTAACCCAACACGTTAAACGGGTCGAATCGACCGATATTCAATTCAAAAACGACCACGTCGAAGGGGTGGGAGTCTTGAAGGCGGGCGATTTGGCGGAAATTGAAACGCGCGAACTGAGGCATGGTGATTGTATTTGCACGAACGAGGATATTTTTTATCCGCCGTTGACCGATGTCGACAATTACCACCCGGCCTTCACTAAGCAACTCAAATACACGGGCAAGGGATTAAACCAAACGTGGGAACTCCCGGGTCAACGGAGTGCATTTTTGGCCACGTTTGAGAAATAA
- the htpG gene encoding molecular chaperone HtpG, with product MTVAWGRLHQVVNRVLGGAVRRLRTSRDRRIDLSACRYKLAILAKAAKSPQRRVASNVQLVTAFLRSEVMQMAQAADKEQFTFQTEIKQLLHLLSHSLYQNREITIRELVSNASDALDKMRFIQVNEEQYRDDEDLVIRLEPDSEGRTLSIVDNGIGLTHDELISNLGTIAHSGSLEFLNKLSGDAAADLSLIGQFGVGFYSAFMLADSVEVITRSYQESTGWRWESDGSGSFTIEPAEDLPRGTTVKLHLKEGYDEFSQEERLKYIIRKHSTFVPHPVRLGDEQLNEQRAVWAEPKSQLDDEAYDKFYQYLTHRGDESPLWRLHLSADSPIQFHTLVYCPATNLESMGFGRVEHGMHLCAKRILVQDDCRELVPEYMRFLYGIVDSADLPLNVSRQALQDDTIFRKIRKVLVKRVLDHLTKMAEQQPEEYLTFYRMFGTTLREGVSTDFENREKIAGLMRFESSHSDTAGELTSLGEYIERAGEDQKQIYYLGGADLSAIEKNPNLEIFRKKKLEVLYLADPVDEIMLSNLLTYDGKQLTSIDAADLAFPEDEETDKSDDETPAEETDESSTPGFEKVVSLFKEALGDLAEDVRASKRLTDSPVCLVNPEGSMSTQMQKVLRMSNKDFQMAKRILEINPSAPLIKRLSDLSGNSDHSEFIRQCARQLFDNAMLLEGLPPSVEDAVSRTQQFMSELAEKRSPIIT from the coding sequence ATGACTGTCGCTTGGGGCCGGTTACATCAAGTTGTGAATCGGGTTCTGGGGGGGGCCGTGCGTCGATTGAGGACCAGTCGTGATCGCCGAATTGACTTATCCGCCTGCCGGTATAAACTGGCCATTTTGGCTAAGGCCGCAAAGTCGCCGCAGAGGCGGGTTGCGAGCAACGTTCAACTAGTGACGGCATTTTTGCGAAGTGAGGTGATGCAGATGGCTCAGGCAGCGGACAAAGAACAATTTACGTTTCAAACTGAAATCAAACAACTGCTGCATTTGTTGTCGCATTCGTTGTATCAGAATCGCGAAATCACGATCCGTGAGCTCGTTTCCAACGCGTCGGACGCATTGGACAAAATGCGATTCATTCAGGTCAACGAGGAACAGTATCGTGACGATGAAGACCTAGTCATTCGTCTGGAGCCCGATAGCGAGGGGCGGACGCTGTCGATCGTCGACAACGGCATTGGACTGACGCATGATGAATTGATTTCGAATCTGGGGACAATCGCGCACAGCGGGTCGTTGGAATTCCTGAATAAACTCTCGGGAGACGCCGCTGCGGATTTGTCGCTGATCGGGCAATTCGGCGTCGGGTTTTACAGTGCTTTCATGTTGGCGGATTCCGTTGAGGTTATTACGCGGAGTTATCAAGAATCGACCGGTTGGCGGTGGGAGTCGGATGGAAGTGGGAGTTTCACGATTGAGCCGGCGGAAGATTTGCCGCGGGGGACGACCGTCAAATTGCACCTCAAGGAAGGGTATGATGAATTCTCGCAAGAGGAACGTCTGAAGTACATCATCCGCAAGCATTCCACCTTCGTCCCACATCCGGTTCGACTGGGCGACGAACAACTCAACGAACAACGCGCGGTTTGGGCGGAGCCGAAAAGCCAACTCGACGATGAGGCGTATGACAAGTTTTATCAATACCTGACGCACCGCGGAGATGAATCGCCGCTGTGGCGGTTGCATCTCTCGGCCGATTCGCCGATTCAATTCCACACATTGGTCTATTGCCCAGCCACGAATTTGGAGTCAATGGGCTTCGGTCGCGTGGAGCATGGCATGCACCTTTGCGCTAAGCGGATTTTGGTGCAAGATGACTGCCGCGAATTGGTGCCGGAATACATGCGGTTTTTGTACGGCATCGTCGACTCAGCCGATTTGCCGTTGAACGTGTCGCGACAGGCGCTGCAGGACGACACAATCTTTCGCAAGATTCGCAAGGTGCTCGTCAAACGGGTGTTGGACCATTTGACCAAAATGGCCGAACAGCAACCGGAAGAGTATTTAACCTTCTATCGCATGTTCGGTACGACTTTGCGAGAAGGGGTCAGCACTGATTTTGAAAACCGCGAAAAAATTGCCGGCCTGATGCGGTTTGAATCGTCGCACTCAGATACGGCAGGCGAATTGACGTCGTTGGGTGAATACATCGAACGGGCCGGTGAGGATCAAAAGCAGATCTATTATCTGGGCGGCGCGGATCTCTCGGCGATTGAGAAGAACCCGAACTTGGAGATTTTCCGCAAGAAGAAACTGGAAGTGTTGTATCTGGCCGATCCGGTCGACGAAATTATGCTTTCCAACCTATTGACCTACGATGGCAAACAGTTGACGTCGATTGACGCAGCCGACTTGGCGTTTCCGGAAGACGAAGAGACGGACAAGTCCGACGACGAGACCCCCGCAGAGGAAACAGACGAAAGCAGCACACCCGGATTTGAAAAGGTCGTGTCGCTGTTCAAAGAAGCGCTGGGGGATCTGGCCGAGGACGTGCGGGCTTCCAAACGACTGACCGACAGCCCGGTCTGCTTGGTCAATCCCGAGGGGTCCATGAGCACGCAGATGCAAAAAGTGCTGCGAATGAGCAACAAGGATTTCCAAATGGCCAAACGAATCCTGGAAATCAACCCGTCCGCTCCACTGATCAAACGGTTGAGCGATCTTTCGGGCAATAGCGACCACAGCGAATTCATCCGCCAATGCGCCCGGCAGTTGTTCGACAACGCCATGCTGCTGGAAGGACTGCCCCCCAGCGTTGAGGATGCCGTCTCCCGCACACAGCAGTTTATGTCGGAATTGGCGGAGAAGCGTTCACCGATTATTACGTAA
- a CDS encoding FHA domain-containing protein produces MDDQLVELLRSAVGAEGPIRLAITNSSDDETWVQTIETPYAIIGRTPSCDVQLDCAKVSSRHAYLQVINGNVFCIDLGSRNGTHWAGGQRRADWLIPGRRVRMGSYYIEIDPEDPFAGQDTTLTLGNLNPLNRYEDEIGPLPDAEFEFVRNDGNNTFWPVSRMLTLAGKVSGCKIRIAGGNPRVHCSLLRTRQGMWIIDLLNRQTVLVNDKVVQCHLLEHGDNFEVQSYQMRIKYTGPQFEDAPPATAESAKEDILSLSASDALPPFPDMDDAHAPPVQVEDPPDVVLSGEVDDLSASAYSQVDLSGSSRGSSAMSSSTGRVYRELDEQWAELERQQQEFQVESQNERDKLQEAHLLLRTDKQELAEERETLLAEHAQRCQEIEDLRDSLEAEKAKLQEERKTILSEQLNMGNQLAELEEKLAQTEAGVADTAAAQQEIATTRTTLEAEQKEFESQRQDLEAAVAESTQTKQQLETERQQLDEQRSALEEQIAAHSAEQQTAQAQLATIATDQEGHNSRAAELEQLEQQLSQERAALDVKAADLEAEQAELQTQIAEFDEQSATISQQQETLQADRESLDQQRDQFQQEKLAFQQDREQWQSQSDELQQKRNELEEQIAALAANQQQHSTQTEQLDEQQAQLNNEQETLKSQKEDLQQQQAKLEEQRAELDEQQQELKSQTANYSEQEQALRSQQEAVAQQSQQLQAERDALSAEQNEFNQRVTDFELNALPAAAAQRESHESDLAALKESQQQLETQREEFTRLQTEAEERSQQLAQERKEIETLKQQLNQEQDSLNAQREQSQTDSQAELQKRNEQLLAGQEKLLNDREALNANLAQYKAEKERLRIDQQQFTAAVAKFELASKQEIAQVSADEARLQAELEQLRADKTALEQQVAKLKAAPAPAASAGASGESSPESHAEQQRFREAVKAFQAEKARHEQEQHAAATELVFEREHMETEKGKLQEAHRRFQADVQQFQNEQHRFRDAIASFRADRERFEREKQGLTDPTNPTTDTPPA; encoded by the coding sequence GTGGATGACCAGCTCGTTGAATTATTGCGCAGCGCGGTGGGTGCTGAGGGGCCAATACGGCTGGCAATCACCAATTCGAGCGACGACGAGACCTGGGTTCAGACCATTGAGACCCCGTACGCCATCATCGGTCGCACTCCAAGTTGCGATGTACAACTCGACTGCGCCAAGGTCAGCTCCCGGCACGCGTATTTGCAGGTCATCAATGGCAATGTATTTTGCATCGATTTGGGTAGCCGCAACGGCACGCATTGGGCTGGTGGCCAGCGCCGCGCCGATTGGCTGATCCCGGGCCGCCGCGTCCGTATGGGCTCGTACTATATCGAAATCGATCCCGAGGACCCTTTCGCCGGTCAGGACACCACACTGACGCTGGGCAATCTCAATCCGTTGAATCGCTATGAGGACGAAATCGGGCCGCTGCCAGACGCGGAATTCGAGTTCGTTCGCAATGACGGCAATAACACATTTTGGCCTGTGAGCCGTATGCTCACTTTGGCCGGCAAGGTCTCCGGTTGCAAGATCCGCATCGCCGGCGGCAACCCCCGCGTGCATTGTTCGCTGCTGCGAACCCGTCAAGGCATGTGGATTATCGACCTGCTCAATCGCCAAACCGTACTCGTCAACGATAAAGTCGTTCAATGCCATTTGCTGGAGCATGGCGATAACTTCGAAGTACAAAGCTACCAAATGCGGATCAAGTACACCGGCCCGCAATTTGAAGACGCCCCTCCAGCCACTGCCGAGTCCGCCAAAGAAGATATTCTTTCACTCTCCGCCAGCGATGCCCTTCCGCCGTTCCCCGACATGGACGACGCACACGCTCCTCCTGTTCAAGTTGAAGATCCGCCGGATGTTGTACTCTCCGGAGAAGTCGACGACTTGTCAGCCTCCGCCTATTCGCAGGTCGATCTCTCTGGCAGCTCTCGAGGCTCGTCCGCCATGTCGAGTTCAACTGGCCGCGTCTATCGCGAGCTGGATGAACAATGGGCTGAACTGGAACGCCAACAACAGGAATTCCAAGTCGAGTCGCAAAACGAACGCGACAAACTTCAAGAAGCGCATCTTCTGCTCAGAACCGATAAACAAGAGCTGGCCGAAGAACGCGAAACGCTCCTCGCCGAACATGCCCAGCGGTGCCAAGAAATCGAGGACCTGCGCGACAGTCTCGAAGCCGAAAAGGCAAAGCTGCAAGAAGAACGGAAAACGATCCTCTCCGAACAACTGAACATGGGCAATCAACTCGCCGAGTTGGAAGAGAAGTTAGCGCAAACCGAGGCCGGTGTCGCCGATACTGCCGCCGCCCAGCAAGAAATCGCTACTACCCGCACTACGCTTGAAGCCGAGCAAAAAGAATTCGAATCCCAACGGCAAGATCTCGAAGCCGCTGTCGCGGAGTCGACTCAAACCAAACAGCAACTCGAGACCGAACGGCAACAACTCGACGAACAACGCAGTGCGCTGGAAGAACAAATCGCAGCCCACTCCGCTGAACAACAAACCGCGCAAGCCCAACTCGCCACCATCGCCACCGACCAGGAAGGCCACAATTCGCGAGCCGCGGAACTTGAGCAACTCGAGCAGCAATTGAGCCAAGAACGCGCCGCACTCGACGTCAAAGCGGCCGATCTAGAAGCGGAACAAGCCGAACTGCAGACTCAAATTGCCGAATTCGACGAACAATCCGCGACAATTTCGCAACAACAAGAAACACTCCAAGCCGACCGCGAATCACTCGACCAGCAGCGAGATCAGTTCCAACAGGAAAAACTGGCCTTCCAACAAGACCGCGAACAATGGCAAAGTCAAAGCGATGAGTTGCAACAAAAACGCAACGAACTCGAAGAGCAAATCGCAGCCTTGGCCGCCAATCAACAACAACATTCCACCCAAACGGAACAACTCGACGAACAACAAGCGCAGCTAAACAATGAGCAGGAGACCTTAAAGTCGCAAAAGGAAGACTTGCAACAACAACAAGCGAAACTGGAAGAGCAACGTGCGGAGTTGGACGAACAGCAGCAGGAGTTGAAATCGCAAACCGCGAACTACTCCGAACAAGAACAAGCACTCCGGTCCCAACAAGAAGCCGTTGCACAGCAAAGCCAACAACTGCAAGCTGAACGCGACGCCTTGAGTGCGGAACAAAACGAATTCAACCAACGCGTCACCGATTTTGAATTAAACGCCCTCCCCGCTGCCGCGGCGCAGCGGGAATCTCACGAATCGGACTTGGCGGCGTTGAAGGAATCGCAACAGCAACTTGAAACCCAGCGCGAGGAATTCACCCGTCTGCAAACCGAAGCGGAAGAACGCTCCCAACAACTTGCACAAGAGCGGAAAGAAATCGAAACGCTCAAGCAACAGTTGAATCAGGAGCAGGATTCCCTCAATGCTCAGCGTGAACAATCACAAACGGACTCGCAAGCAGAATTGCAAAAACGGAACGAACAACTGCTGGCCGGGCAAGAAAAACTCCTCAACGACCGCGAAGCGTTGAACGCCAATTTGGCGCAGTACAAAGCCGAAAAAGAGCGACTGCGGATCGACCAGCAACAATTCACCGCCGCCGTCGCGAAATTTGAATTGGCCAGCAAACAGGAAATCGCGCAAGTCTCAGCTGATGAAGCTCGACTGCAAGCTGAGCTAGAACAACTCCGCGCCGATAAAACCGCACTCGAACAACAAGTCGCCAAATTAAAAGCCGCCCCCGCCCCTGCCGCTTCTGCCGGCGCAAGCGGCGAATCGTCTCCGGAATCCCACGCTGAACAACAACGTTTTCGCGAAGCTGTTAAAGCCTTCCAAGCTGAAAAAGCACGCCATGAACAGGAACAGCATGCGGCGGCCACCGAACTCGTCTTCGAACGCGAACACATGGAGACCGAAAAGGGCAAACTCCAAGAAGCCCATCGTCGCTTCCAAGCCGACGTGCAGCAATTCCAAAACGAACAACATCGCTTTCGCGACGCCATCGCCTCGTTTCGCGCCGACCGCGAGCGAT